The Camelus ferus isolate YT-003-E chromosome 4, BCGSAC_Cfer_1.0, whole genome shotgun sequence genome has a segment encoding these proteins:
- the TLN1 gene encoding LOW QUALITY PROTEIN: talin-1 (The sequence of the model RefSeq protein was modified relative to this genomic sequence to represent the inferred CDS: deleted 1 base in 1 codon), which translates to MVALSLKISIGNVVKTMQFEPSTMVYDACRIIRERIPEALAGPPSDFGLFLSDDDPKKGIWLEAGKALDYYMLRNGDTMEYRKKQRPLKIRMLDGTVKTVMVDDSKTVTDMLMTICARIGITNHDEYSLVRELMEEKKEEVTGTLRKDKTLLRDEKKMEKLKQKLHTDDELNWLDHGRTLREQGVEEHETLLLRRKFFYSDQNVDSRDPVQLNLLYVQARDDILNGSHPVSFDKACEFAGFQCQIQFGPHNEQKHKAGFLDLKDFLPKEYVKQKGERKIFQAHKNCGQMSEIEAKVRYVKLARSLKTYGVSFFLVKEKMKGKNKLVPRLLGITKECVMRVDEKTKEVIQEWNLTNIKRWAASPKSFTLDFGDYQDGYYSVQTTEGEQIAQLIAGYIDIILKKKKSKDHFGLEGDEESTMLEDSVSPKKSTVLQQQYNRVGKVEHGSVALPAIMRSGASGPENFQVGSMPPAQQQITSGQMHRGHMPPLTSAQQALTGTINSSMQAVQAAQATLDDFDTLPPLGQDAASKAWRKNKMDESKHEIHSQVDAITAGTASVVNLTAGDPAETDYTAVGCAVTTISSNLTEMSRGVKLLAALLEDEGGSGRPLLQAAKGLAGAVSELLRSAQPASAEPRQNLLQAAGNVGQASGELLQQIGESDTDPHFQDVLMQLAKAVASAAAALVLKAKSVAQRTEDSGLQTQVIAAATQCALSTSQLVACTKVVAPTISSPVCQEQLVEAGRLVAKAVEGCVSASQAATEDGQLLRGVGAAATAVTQALNELLQHVRAHATGAGPAGRYDQATDTILTVTENIFSSMGDAGEMVRQARILAQATSDLVNAIKADAEGESDLENSRKLLSAAKILADATAKMVEAAKGAAAHPDSEEQQQRLREAAEGLRMATNAAAQNAIKKKLVQRLEHAAKQAAASATQTIAAAQHAASTPKASAGPQPLLVQSCKAVAEQIPLLVQGVRGSQAQPDSPSAQLALIAASQSFLQPGGKMVAAAKASVPTIQDQASAMQLSQCAKNLGTALAELRTAAQKAQEACGPLEMDSALSVVQNLERDLQEVKAAARDGKLKPLPGETMEKCAQDLGNSTKAVSSAIAQLLGEVAQGNENYAGIAARDVAGGLRSLAQAARGVAALTSDPAVQAIVLDTASDVLDKASSLIEEAKKAAGHPGDPESQQRLAQVAKAVTQALNRCVSCLPGQRDVDNALRAVGDASKRLLSDSLPPSTGTFQEAQSRLNEAAAGLNQAATELVQASRGTPQDLARASGRFGQDFSTFLEAGVEMAGQAPSQEDRAQVVSNLKGISMSSSKLLLAAKALSTDPASPNLKSQLAAAARAVTDSINQLITMCTQQAPGQKECDNALRELETVRELLENPVQPINDMSYFGCLDSVMENSKVLGEAMTGISQNAKNGNLPEFGEAIATASKALCGFTEAAAQAAYLVGVSDPNSQAGQQGLVEPTQFARANQAIQMACQSLGEPGCTQAQVLSAATIVAKHTSALCNSCRLASARTANPTAKRQFVQSAKEVANSTANLVKTIKALDGAFTEENRAQCRAATAPLLEAVDNLSAFASNPEFSSVPAQISPEGRAAMEPIVISAKTMLESAGGLIQTARALAVNPRDPPRWSVLAGHSRTVSDSIKKLITSMRDKAPGQLECETAIAALNSCLRDLDQASLAAVSQQLAPREGISQEALHTQMLTAVQEISHLIEPLASAARAEASQLGHKVSQMAQYFEPLTLAAVGAASKTLSHPQQMALLDQTKTLAESALQLLYTAKEAGGNPKQAAHTQEALEEAVQMMTEAVEDLTTTLNEAASAAGVVGGMVDSITQAINQLDEGPMGEPEGSFVDYQTTMVRTAKAIAVTVQEMVTKSNTSPEELGPLANQLTSDYGRLASQAKPAAVAAENEEIGAHIKHRVQELGHGCAALVTKAGALQCSPSDAYTKKELIECARRVSEKVSHVLAALQAGNRGTQACITAASAVSGIIADLDTTIMFATAGTLNREGAETFADHREGILKTAKVLVEDTKVLVQNAAGSQEKLAQAAQSSVATITRLADVVKLGAASLGAEDPETQVVLINAVKDVAKALGDLISATKAAAGKVGDDPAVWQLKNSAKVMVTNVTSLLKTVKAVEDEATKGTRALEATTEHIRQELAVFCSPEPPAKTSTPEDFIRMTKGITMATAKAVAAGNSCRQEDVIATANLSRRAIADMLRACKEAAYHPEVAPDVRLRALHYGRECANGYLELLDHVLLTLQKPSPELKQQLTGHSKRVAGSVTELIQAAEAMKGTEWVDPEDPTVIAENELLGAAAAIEAAAKKLEQLKPRAKPKEADESLNFEEQILEAAKSIAAATSALVKAASAAQRELVAQGKVGAIPANALDDGQWSQGLISAARMVAAATNNLCEAANAAVQGHASQEKLISSAKQVAASTAQLLVACKVKADQDSEAMKRLQAAGNAVKRASDNLVKAAQKAAAFEDQENETVVVKEKMVGGIAQIIAAQEEMLRKERELEEARKKLAQIRQQQYKFLPSELRDEH; encoded by the exons ATGGTTGCACTTTCGCTGAAGATCAGCATTGGGAATGTGGTGAAGACGATGCAGTTCGAGCCGTCCACCATGGTGTACGACGCCTGTCGCATCATCCGTGAGCGGATCCCAGAGGCCCTGGCTGGCCCCC CCAGCGACTTTGGGCTATTTCTGTCAGATGATGACCCCAAAAAGGGTATATGGCTGGAGGCCGGGAAAGCTTTGGATTACTACATGCTCCGAAATGGG GACACCATGGAGtacaggaagaaacagaggcccTTGAAGATCCGTATGCTGGACGGCACTGTGAAGACTGTCATGGTAGATGACTCTAAGACTGTCACCGACATGCTCATGACCATCTGTGCCCGCATTG GCATCACCAACCATGATGAATACTCTCTGGTTCGAGAGCTcatggaggagaaaaaggaggaggtgaCAGGGACCTTACGAAAGGACAAGACACTGCTGCGAGATGAaaagaagatggagaaactgaagcagaaatTGCACACAGATGATGAGT TGAACTGGCTGGACCATGGCCGGACACTGAGGGAACAGGGAGTGGAGGAGCACGAGACGCTTCTGCTCCGGAGGAAGTTCTTCTACTCAGACCAGAATGTGGACTCCCGGGACCCTGTCCAGCTTAACCTTCTTTATGTGCAG GCACGAGACGACATCCTGAATGGCTCCCACCCTGTCTCCTTCGACAAGGCCTGTGAATTTGCTGGCTTCCAATGCCAGATCCAGTTTGGGCCCCACAATGAGCAGAAGCACAAAGCCGGCTTCCTTGA CCTGAAGGACTTCCTGCCCAAGGAGTATGTGAAGCAGAAGGGAGAGCGTAAGATCTTCCAG GCACACAAGAACTGTGGACAGATGAGTGAGATCGAGGCCAAGGTACGCTACGTGAAGCTAGCCCGTTCCCTCAAGACGTACGGCGTCTCCTTCTTCCTGGTTAAG gaaaagatgaaaggaaaaaacaagctGGTGCCCAGGCTTCTGGGCATCACTAAGGAGTGTGTGATGCGAGTGGATGAGAAGACCAAAGAGGTGATCCAGGAATGGAACCTCACAAACATCAAACGCTGGGCTGCCTCTCCCAAGAGCTTCACCCTG GATTTTGGGGACTACCAGGATGGCTACTACTCAGTACAGACGACCGAGGGGGAGCAGATTGCACAGCTCATTGCTGGCTACATCGATATCATCCTTAAGAAG aaaaaaagcaaggatCACTTTGGACTGGAGGGAGATGAGGAGTCTACTATGCTGGAGGACTCGGTCTCCCCCAAAAA GTCAACGGTCCTTCAGCAGCAGTATAACCGGGTGGGGAAGGTGGAGCACGGCTCCGTGGCCCTGCCTGCCATCATGCGCTCTGGAGCCTCTGGTCCTGAGAATTTCCAGGTGGGCAGCATGCCACCTGCCCAGCAGCAGATTACCAGTGGCCAGATGCACCGAGGACACATGCCTCCTCTG ACGTCAGCCCAGCAGGCGCTCACTGGAACTATCAACTCCAGCATGCAGGCTGTGCAGGCTGCCCAGGCCACTCTGGATGACTTTGACACTCTGCCCCCTCTGGGCCAGGATGCT gcCTCGAAGGCCTGGCGTAAGAACAAGATGGATGAATCAAAGCATGAAATCCACTCCCAGGTAGACGCCATCACAGCTGGTACTGCCTCCGTGGTGAACCTGACAGCAG gggacCCTGCAGAGACAGACTATACTGCAGTTGGCTGTGCAGTCACCACAATCTCCTCCAACCTGACGGAGATGTCCCGCGGCGTGAAGCTTCTGGCTGCCCTGCTGGAGGACGAGGGCGGCAGTGGCCGGCCCCTGCTGCAGGCAGCCAAGGGCCTGGCGGGGGCGGTGTCAGAACTGCTGCGCAGTGCCCAGCCGGCCAGCGCTGAG CCCCGTCAGAACCTGCTGCAAGCAGCTGGGAACGTGGGCCAGGCCAGTGGGGAGCTGTTGCAGCAAATTGGGGAAAGCGATACTGACCCCCACTTCCAG GACGTGCTCATGCAACTAGCCAAGGCCGTGGCAAGTGCTGCAGCTGCCCTGGTCCTCAAGGCCAAGAGTGTGGCCCAGCGGACCGAGGACTCGGGGCTTCAGACCCAGGTTATTGCTGCAGCAACACAGTGTGCCCTGTCCACCTCCCAGCTGGTGGCCTGTACCAAG GTGGTGGCACCTACAATCAGCTCCCCCGTTTGCCAAGAGCAACTGGTGGAAGCCGGACGACTTGTGGCCAAAGCCGTGGAAGGCTGTGTGTCCGCCTCCCAGGCAGCCACAGAAGATGGGCAGCTGTTGCGGGGGGTAGGAGCAGCAGCCACAGCCGTCACGCAGGCCCTGAATGAGCTGCTGCAGCATGTGAGGGCCCACGCCACAGGGGCTGGGCCTGCTGGCCGTTATGACCAGGCCACTGACACCATCCTCACTGTCACCGAGAACATCTTTAGCTCCATGGGTGATGCTG GTGAGATGGTGCGACAGGCCCGCATCCTAGCCCAAGCCACCTCTGACCTGGTCAATGCCATCAAGGCTGATGCTGAGGGGGAGAGTGACCTGGAGAATTCCCGCAAGCTATTAAGCGCCGCCAAGATCCTGGCCGATGCCacagccaagatggtggaggctGCCAAG GGAGCAGCCGCCCACCCTGACAGtgaggagcagcagcagaggcTGCGGGAGGCAGCTGAGGGTCTCCGCATGGCGACCAATGCAGCTGCA CAGAATGCCATCAAGAAAAAGCTCGTGCAGCGcctggag CACGCAGCCAAGCAGGCTGCAGCCTCAGCTACACAGACCATCGCTGCGGCCCAACATGCAGCCTCCACCCCCAAGGCCTCTGCTggtccccagcccctgctggtgCAGAGCTGCAAG GCTGTGGCAGAGCAGATTCCACTGCTGGTGCAGGGCGTCCGAGGGAGCCAAGCCCAGCCTGACAGTCCCAGTGCTCAGCTAGCCCTCATTGCTGCCAGCCAGAGCTTCCTGCAG CCAGGTGGGAAGATGGTGGCAGCTGCGAAGGCCTCCGTGCCAACAATTCAGGACCAGGCTTCGGCCATGCAGCTGAGTCAGTGTGCTAAAAACCTTGGCACCGCATTGGCTGAACTCCGTACCGCTGCCCAGAAG GCTCAGGAAGCATGTGGGCCTTTGGAGATGGATTCTGCTCTGAGTGTGGTCCAGAATCTAGAGAGAGACCTGCAGGAAGTGAAGGCAGCAGCTCGAGATGGCAAGCTGAAACCCCTACCTGGGGAGACA ATGGAGAAATGTGCCCAGGACCTGGGCAACAGCACCAAAGCAGTGAGCTCCGCAATCGCCCAGCTCCTGGGAGAGGTTGCCCAGGGCAATGAGAATTATGCAG GTATTGCAGCTCGAGATGTGGCAGGTGGGCTGCGGTCCTTGGCCCAAGCTGCCAGGGGTGTAGCTGCCCTGACATCAGACCCTGCGGTGCAAGCCATCGTGCTCGACACAGCGAGTGATGTACTGGACAAGGCCAGCAGCCTCATCGAGGAGGCGAAAAAGGCAGCTGGCCATCCGGGGGACCCTGAGAGCCAGCAGAGGCTTGCCCAG GTGGCCAAAGCAGTGACCCAGGCCCTGAACCGTTGTGTCAGCTGCCTGCCTGGCCAGCGCGATGTGGACAATGCCCTGAGAGCAGTGGGAGATGCCAGCAAGCGACTCCTAAGTGACTCG CTTCCCCCCAGCACTGGGACTTTTCAAGAAGCTCAGAGCCGGCTGAATGAAGCCGCTGCTGGGCTGAATCAGGCAGCCACAGAACTGGTACAGGCCTCTCGGGGAACCCCTCAGGACCTGGCTCGAGCCTCGGGTCGATTCGGACAGGACTTCAGCACCTTCCTGGAAGCCGGCGTGGAGATGGCAGGACAGGCTCCG AGCCAGGAGGACCGTGCCCAGGTCGTGTCCAACTTGAAGGGCATCTCCATGTCTTCAAGCAAACTTCTTCTGGCCGCTAAGGCCCTGTCCACAGACCCTGCTTCCCCCAACCTCAAGAGTCAGCTGGCTGCAGCTGCCCG ggCAGTGACCGACAGCATCAACCAGCTCATCACCATGTGCACCCAGCAGGCGCCAGGCCAGAAAGAGTGTGACAATGCCCTGCGGGAATTGGAG ACAGTCCGGGAACTCCTAGAGAACCCAGTCCAGCCCATCAATGACATGTCCTACTTTGGCTGCCTGGACAGTGTCATGGAAAACTCAAAG GTGCTGGGTGAGGCCATGACTGGCATCTCCCAAAATGCCAAGAACGGAAATCTGCCAGAGTTTGGGGAGGCCATCGCCACAGCCTCCAAGGCGCTCTGTGGCTTCACCGAGGCAGCTGCACAG GCTGCATATCTGGTTGGCGTCTCTGACCCCAACAGCCAAGCTGGACAGCAAGGGCTGGTAGAGCCCACACAGTTTGCCCGAGCAAACCAGGCAATTCAGATGGCCTGTCAGAGCCTGGGGGAGCCTGGCTGCACCCAGGCCCAG GTGCTCTCTGCAGCCACCATTGTTGCCAAACACACCTCTGCACTGTGTAACAGCTGCCGCCTGGCTTCTGCCCGTACTGCCAATCCTACTGCCAAGCGCCAGTTTGTACAATCAGCGAAGGAGGTGGCCAACAGCACAGCCAATCTTGTCAAGACCATCAAG GCACTAGACGGGGCCTTCACAGAGGAGAACCGTGCCCAGTGCCGAGCAGCAACCGCCCCTCTGCTGGAGGCTGTGGACAATCTGAGTGCCTTTGCATCCAACCCTGAGTTCTCCAGTGTTCCTGCCCAGATCAGCCCTGAG ggcCGGGCTGCTATGGAACCCATTGTGATCTCTGCGAAGACAATGTTGGAGAGTGCCGGGGGCCTAATCCAGACAGCCCGGGCCCTGGCGGTCAATCCCCGGGACCCCCCGCGCTGGTCAGTGTTGGCTGGCCACTCCCGTACTGTCTCCGACTCTATCAAGAAGCTCATTACAAGCATGAG GGACAAGGCTCCAGGGCAGCTAGAGTGTGAGACAGCCATTGCAGCTCTGAACAGCTGTCTGCGGGACCTGGACCAGGCTTCCCTCGCTGCAGTCAGCCAGCAGCTTGCTCCCCGTGAGGGTATCTCTCAAGAG gccctgcacaCCCAGATGCTCACTGCGGTGCAGGAGATCTCCCATCTTATTGAGCCGCTGGCCAGTGCTGCCCGGGCTGAAGCCTCCCAGCTGGGACACAAG GTGTCCCAGATGGCCCAATACTTTGAGCCACTCACCCTGGCTGCCGTGGGTGCTGCCTCCAAGACCCTGAGCCACCCACAGCAGATGGCGCTCCTGGACCAGACTAAAACCTTGGCCGAGTCTGCCCTGCAGTTGCTGTACACAGCCAAGGAGGCTGGCGGTAACCCCAAG CAAGCAGCTCACACCCAGGAAGCCCTGGAGGAGGCCGTGCAGATGATGACAGAGGCCGTGGAAGACCTAACAACCACCCTCAACGAGGCAGCCAGTGCTGCTGGGGTTGTCGGCGGCATGGTGGACTCCATCACGCAGGCCATCAACCAG CTAGATGAAGGACCAATGGGTGAACCAGAAGGTTCCTTTGTGGATTACCAGACAACTATGGTGCGGACAGCCAAGGCCATTGCTGTTACCGTTCAGGAGATG GTAACTAAGTCAAACACCAGCCCTGAGGAGCTGGGCCCTCTCGCAAACCAGCTGACCAGTGACTATGGTCGTCTGGCCTCACAGGCCAAGCCCGCAGCTGTAGCTGCTGAAAATGAAGAG ATAGGTGCCCACATCAAGCACCGGGTACAGGAGCTGGGGCACGGCTGTGCTGCTCTGGTCACCAAGGCAGGCGCCCTGCAGTGCAGCCCCAGTGACGCTTATACCAAGAAGGAGCTGATAGAGTGTGCACGAAGAGTCTCCGAGAAG GTCTCCCACGTGCTGGCTGCACTCCAGGCCGGGAATCGTGGCACCCAGGCCTGCATCACAGCCGCCAGTGCTGTGTCGGGCATCATCGCTGACCTCGACACCACCATCATGTTCGCTACCGCCGGCACGCTCAATCGCGAGGGTGCTGAAACTTTTGCGGACCACCG GGAGGGCATTCTGAAGACTGCAAAGGTGCTGGTGGAGGACACCAAGGTCCTGGTGCAGAATgcagctgggagccaggagaaGCTGGCACAGGCTGCCCAGTCCTCTGTGGCCACCATCACTCGCCTCGCTGACGTGGTCAAGCTGGGTGCAGCCAGCCTGGGAGCCGAGGACCCTGAGACCCAG GTGGTGCTGATCAATGCAGTGAAAGATGTGGCCAAGGCCCTGGGAGACCTCATCAGTGCAACAAAGGCTGCAGCTGGCAAAGTCGGGGATGACCCTGCTGTGTGGCAGCTCAAGAACTCTGCCAAG GTGATGGTGACCAATGTGACATCATTGCTCAAGACAGTGAAAGCTGTGGAGGATGAGGCCACCAAGGGCACACGGGCCCTGGAGGCAACCACGGAACACATACGGCAGGAACTGGCG GTCTTCTGTTCCCCAGAGCCACCTGCCAAGACCTCTACCCCAGAAGACTTCATCCGCATGACCAAGGGTATCACCATGGCAACAGCCAAGGCCGTTGCTGCCGGGAACTCCTGCCGCCAGGAAGATGTCATTGCCACAGCAAATCTAAGTCGTCGTGCTATTGCAGATATGCTTCGGGCTTGCAAG GAAGCAGCCTACCACCCAGAAGTGGCCCCTGATGTGCGGCTTCGAGCACTGCACTATGGCCGGGAGTGTGCCAATGGCTACCTGGAACTGCTGGACCATGTGCTGCTG ACCCTGCAGAAGCCAAGCCCAGAGTTGAAGCAGCAATTGACAGGTCACTCAAAGCGTGTGGCTGGTTCAGTCACTGAGCTAATCCAGGCTGCTGAGGCCATGAAGG gaacAGAATGGGTGGACCCAGAGGACCCCACAGTCATCGCTGAAAATGAGCTGCTGGGAGCTGCGGCTGCCATTGAGGCTGCTGCCAAAAAGCTGGAGCAGCTGAAGCCCCGGGCCAAACCCAAG GAGGCAGACGAATCCTTGAACTTTGAGGAGCAGATATTGGAAGCTGCCAAATCCATTGCCGCAGCCACCAGTGCCCTGGTGAAGGCTGCATCAGCTGCCCAGAGGGAACTGGTGGCCCAAGGGAAG GTGGGCGCCATTCCAGCCAATGCACTGGATGATGGGCAGTGGTCCCAGGGCCTTATTTCTGCT GCTCGGATGGTGGCTGCAGCCACCAACAATCTGTGTGAGGCAGCCAATGCAGCTGTACAAGGCCATGCCAGCCAGGAGAAGCTCATCTCATCAGCCAAGCAGGTCGCTGCCTCCACAGCCCAGCTCCTCGTGGCCTGCAAAGTCAAGGCTGACCAGGACTCTGAGGCAATGAAACGGCTTCAG gCTGCTGGCAACGCAGTGAAGCGAGCCTCGGATAACCTGGTGAAGGCAGCACAAAAGGCTGCAGCCTTTGAAGACCAGGAGAATGAGACAGTGGTAGTGAAGGAGAAGATGGTTGGGGGCATTGCCCAG ATCATTGCCGCCCAGGAAGAGATGCTTCGGAAGGAACGAGAGCTGGAAGAGGCACGGAAGAAGTTGGCGCAGATCCGGCAGCAGCAGTACAAGTTTCTGCCTTCAGAGCTTCGAGATGAGCACTAG